A single window of Thalassomonas viridans DNA harbors:
- a CDS encoding DUF4202 domain-containing protein, whose product MSRLDSVLSAIDDINNQDPNSVSFDGQTQPKELVYGRQMSRCQQQYWPEASEYLQIAARAQHIKRWFLKRSEFEAGKAGYLAWRKEQGKYHARLTSELMQANGYSEEEITQTAVIIRKERLRHNPDSQALEDIACLVFLQYYFDEFAAKHSEEKIVRILQKTWKKMSVKAQDIALTLNLPEHLAALVEKALAP is encoded by the coding sequence TTGTCACGTTTAGATTCTGTATTATCCGCCATCGACGATATCAATAACCAGGACCCCAACAGCGTCAGCTTTGATGGTCAGACACAACCGAAAGAACTGGTTTATGGCCGGCAAATGAGCCGGTGTCAGCAGCAATACTGGCCCGAAGCCAGCGAATATCTGCAGATTGCCGCCCGGGCCCAGCATATCAAACGCTGGTTTTTAAAGCGCAGCGAATTTGAAGCAGGCAAAGCCGGCTACCTTGCCTGGCGTAAAGAACAGGGGAAATACCATGCCCGGCTGACTTCCGAGCTGATGCAGGCCAACGGCTATAGCGAAGAAGAGATAACACAAACCGCCGTTATTATCCGCAAGGAAAGGTTAAGACATAACCCCGACAGCCAGGCGCTGGAAGACATTGCCTGCCTGGTATTCCTGCAATACTATTTCGATGAGTTTGCCGCTAAACACAGCGAAGAAAAAATCGTCCGCATCCTGCAAAAGACCTGGAAAAAAATGTCGGTTAAGGCGCAGGATATCGCCCTGACCCTAAACCTGCCCGAGCACCTGGCGGCCCTGGTGGAAAAAGCCCTGGCTCCCTGA
- a CDS encoding CTP synthase → MTTRYIFVTGGVVSSLGKGIAAASLAAILEARGLKVTMLKLDPYINVDPGTMSPIQHGEVFVTDDGAETDLDLGHYERFIRTKMTKRNNFTTGRIYQDILSRERKGEFLGATIQVIPHITNDIKRRVIEGAEGYDIAMVEIGGTVGDIESQPFLEAIRQLGTELGRERAMYMHLTLVPYLAASGEIKTKPTQHSVKELRSIGIFPDILVCRSEGIIPANERAKIALFTNVEEKAVVSMRDVDSIYKIPALLKSQGTDELVVKRFGLDVPEADLSEWEKVLYQEANPVGEVTIGMVGKYIELADAYKSVNEALKHAGLKNQVTVNIKYVDSQDVEVKGVETLQGLDAILVPGGFGERGVEGKILAAQYARENKVPYLGICLGMQVALIEYARNVAGLAGAHSTEFDAEAKHPVIGLISEWLDEEGNVEYRNEDSDLGGTMRLGSQLCHLVKGTKACDVYGSETIYERHRHRFEVNNNYREQLSEAGLVFSGLSSDKNLVEVIENPDHPWFIAGQFHPEFNSTPRDGHPLFESFVAASFEYHKQQSN, encoded by the coding sequence ATGACAACTAGATATATTTTTGTAACTGGCGGCGTGGTTTCGTCTCTTGGTAAAGGTATTGCGGCGGCATCATTAGCGGCGATTCTCGAAGCACGTGGTCTGAAAGTGACTATGTTAAAGCTTGACCCCTATATTAACGTGGATCCCGGTACTATGAGCCCGATCCAGCACGGTGAAGTTTTTGTTACCGATGACGGCGCGGAAACGGATCTGGATTTAGGTCACTATGAGCGCTTTATCCGCACCAAGATGACCAAGCGCAACAACTTTACCACAGGCCGTATTTACCAGGATATCTTGTCACGTGAGCGTAAAGGGGAGTTCCTTGGGGCGACTATTCAGGTTATCCCGCATATCACCAATGATATCAAACGCCGGGTAATCGAAGGCGCTGAAGGTTATGATATTGCCATGGTGGAAATTGGCGGTACCGTCGGCGATATCGAATCCCAGCCGTTCTTGGAAGCCATCCGCCAGCTGGGTACTGAGCTTGGCCGCGAGCGCGCCATGTATATGCACTTAACTTTAGTGCCTTACCTGGCGGCATCGGGGGAAATTAAAACCAAGCCGACCCAGCACTCGGTTAAAGAGTTGCGCTCTATCGGTATTTTCCCGGATATCCTGGTTTGCCGCTCGGAAGGCATAATTCCTGCCAATGAAAGGGCGAAAATTGCCCTGTTTACCAATGTTGAAGAAAAAGCCGTGGTGTCGATGCGCGATGTCGACAGCATCTATAAGATCCCGGCGCTGCTGAAATCCCAGGGCACAGACGAACTTGTGGTTAAGCGTTTCGGCCTGGACGTGCCGGAAGCGGACCTGAGCGAATGGGAAAAAGTCCTGTACCAGGAAGCAAACCCGGTGGGTGAAGTGACTATCGGCATGGTGGGCAAATATATCGAGCTGGCGGATGCCTATAAGTCGGTAAACGAAGCCCTGAAACATGCCGGGTTAAAAAACCAGGTTACCGTGAACATCAAATACGTAGACTCCCAGGACGTAGAAGTGAAAGGGGTGGAAACCCTGCAGGGCTTAGATGCCATCTTGGTGCCGGGCGGCTTCGGCGAGCGCGGCGTGGAAGGAAAAATACTGGCGGCCCAGTATGCCCGTGAAAACAAAGTGCCTTATCTGGGGATTTGCCTGGGGATGCAGGTGGCGTTGATTGAATATGCCCGTAATGTTGCCGGCCTGGCAGGCGCCCACAGTACTGAATTCGATGCCGAAGCGAAACACCCGGTGATCGGCCTGATCAGCGAATGGCTGGACGAAGAAGGCAATGTCGAATACCGCAATGAAGACTCGGACTTAGGCGGCACCATGCGTTTAGGTTCGCAATTGTGTCACCTGGTGAAAGGTACCAAGGCCTGTGACGTATATGGCAGTGAAACCATTTATGAGAGACACCGTCACCGTTTTGAGGTAAATAATAACTACCGGGAGCAATTAAGCGAAGCGGGCTTAGTCTTCTCCGGTTTATCTTCGGATAAAAATTTGGTGGAGGTGATCGAGAACCCGGATCACCCCTGGTTTATTGCCGGACAATTCCATCCTGAGTTTAATTCGACTCCTCGTGATGGACACCCTTTATTTGAGAGTTTTGTTGCCGCTTCTTTTGAATATCACAAGCAGCAAAGCAATTAA
- the eno gene encoding phosphopyruvate hydratase, producing the protein MSNISKIIAREIMDSRGNPTVEADVYLESGAWGRACAPSGASTGSREALELRDGDKSRYLGKGVLKAVAAINDKISAALLGKNALEQAEIDRIMIDLDGTENKEVLGANAILAVSLANAKAAAMAKGVQLFEHIADLNGTPGQYSLPLPMMNILNGGEHADNNVDIQEFMVQPVGAASFTEALRMGAEIFHQLKKELSAQGLNTAVGDEGGFAPNLASNEDALKVIEKAVAAAGYEMNKDVTLALDCASSEFYKDGVYDLSGEGKQFDSEGFAGYLAELSGRYPIVSIEDGLDESDWAGWKILTDKIGDKVQLVGDDLFVTNTKILKRGIDEGIGNSILIKFNQIGSLTETLAAIKMAKDAGFTAVISHRSGETEDATIADLAVGTAAGQIKTGSLCRSDRISKYNQLLRIEEFLGDKAVFNGRSEIKGQ; encoded by the coding sequence ATGTCAAATATTAGTAAGATTATTGCACGTGAGATCATGGATTCACGTGGTAATCCCACCGTTGAAGCCGATGTTTACCTTGAGTCCGGCGCCTGGGGCAGGGCATGTGCGCCGTCTGGTGCTTCTACCGGTTCTCGTGAAGCGCTGGAATTACGTGACGGCGATAAGTCGCGTTATTTAGGTAAAGGTGTGCTTAAAGCGGTTGCTGCTATCAATGACAAAATCAGCGCGGCCCTTTTAGGCAAAAATGCCCTGGAGCAGGCTGAAATCGATCGCATCATGATCGACCTTGACGGCACTGAAAACAAAGAAGTTTTAGGCGCCAACGCCATTCTGGCGGTTTCCCTGGCCAATGCCAAAGCGGCAGCCATGGCGAAAGGCGTGCAGTTGTTTGAGCACATTGCCGATCTGAACGGTACACCGGGCCAGTACTCTTTGCCTCTGCCTATGATGAATATCCTAAACGGCGGCGAGCACGCTGATAACAACGTTGATATTCAAGAGTTTATGGTACAGCCTGTTGGTGCGGCCAGCTTCACTGAAGCCTTGCGCATGGGCGCGGAAATTTTCCACCAGCTGAAAAAAGAACTTTCTGCCCAGGGTCTTAATACGGCCGTTGGTGATGAAGGCGGTTTTGCACCAAACCTGGCTTCCAACGAAGACGCGTTAAAAGTGATCGAAAAAGCCGTTGCTGCTGCCGGTTATGAAATGAATAAAGACGTAACTCTGGCGCTTGACTGTGCTTCTTCCGAGTTCTACAAGGACGGAGTTTATGATCTAAGCGGCGAAGGCAAGCAATTTGACTCTGAAGGTTTTGCCGGTTACCTGGCTGAACTGAGTGGTCGTTACCCTATCGTATCTATCGAAGACGGTCTGGATGAAAGCGACTGGGCCGGTTGGAAAATCCTGACCGATAAGATCGGCGACAAGGTACAGTTGGTTGGTGATGACCTGTTTGTGACCAATACCAAGATCTTAAAGCGCGGTATCGATGAAGGCATAGGCAACTCTATCCTGATCAAGTTCAACCAGATCGGTTCCCTGACAGAAACCCTGGCGGCGATCAAAATGGCTAAGGATGCCGGCTTTACTGCGGTTATTTCTCACCGTAGCGGTGAAACCGAAGATGCCACTATTGCCGATCTGGCGGTAGGTACTGCGGCCGGTCAAATCAAAACCGGTTCTTTATGTCGTTCTGACCGTATTTCTAAATACAACCAGTTATTGCGTATCGAAGAGTTCCTGGGTGACAAAGCGGTATTTAACGGCCGTTCTGAAATCAAAGGCCAATAA
- a CDS encoding M14 family zinc carboxypeptidase produces the protein MTKISKLSGLVALVLGGALPASQANNHQLELTLEGITQEMAVTNIYRAYFPNEDIARKTAITFHSNLLESHISEGYLILELTGEEMAKLKPFGYKFEQAQAYIKQRDQRLLRLQQQMLEQKRALADTPQAAQTPVAIQSIPGYSCYQTVEETFTQAEAMVSANPNLAELIDVGDSWLKTQNQGGYDIRVLKLTNKNTSGDKPILFINTAIHAREYTTAPLIMEFANWLLNGYGTDADATWLLDAHEIHWMMQTNPDGRKRAETGLSWRKNTNENYCGSTSNSRGADLNRNFTFSWNSTGGQGSSGNPCSSTYRGPSAGSEPEIQALENYVRSIFPDRRGTGSNDAAPADTKGMHLDIHSYSELILWPWGDTSQAAPNGPALQTLGRKLANFNGYMPQQSIGLYPTDGTSDSVSYGELGVPAFTFELGTSFFQSCSVFENTIVPDNLPALIYAAKVVDAPYITPGGPDITNLTINGSSNSGTIPPNSSGTLSATASDSRFSTRNGTEPTQNISAIEYYLDTPPWENGAVANSLSASDGSYNNKTESGDASIDTTGLTPGQHTVYLRAQDAGGTWGAVSAIFLQVSDDVVIPDNQLENGVAKTGLSGERNSDTYFTMEVPADANSLSFVTTGGTGDVDLYVKYNADPASNPDCRPYKNGNEETCTITNIQAGTYQVMLRGYSAYSGVSLTGTYTTGTVSGYENTTDVAIPDNNATGASSEIVVDRSGASGTVSVEVDIIHTYIGDLTVDLIAPDGSSFNLHNRTGSGTNNINQTYSVNAGAVDSQGTWKLKVVDNANIDTGNIDRWKISF, from the coding sequence ATGACGAAAATCTCAAAACTATCAGGCCTGGTTGCCTTGGTACTCGGAGGTGCCCTGCCAGCATCCCAGGCCAATAACCACCAGCTGGAACTGACCCTGGAAGGGATCACGCAGGAAATGGCGGTGACCAATATTTACCGGGCGTATTTTCCCAATGAAGATATAGCCCGTAAAACGGCGATTACTTTTCATTCCAACCTGCTCGAATCCCATATCAGCGAGGGCTATTTGATCCTGGAGCTAACCGGGGAAGAAATGGCCAAACTTAAGCCTTTCGGTTATAAATTTGAACAGGCGCAGGCCTATATCAAACAAAGAGATCAACGCCTGTTGCGCCTGCAGCAGCAAATGCTGGAGCAAAAGCGGGCGTTAGCCGATACCCCGCAGGCGGCACAGACACCGGTGGCAATTCAGTCAATCCCCGGTTACAGCTGTTATCAGACGGTAGAAGAAACCTTTACCCAGGCAGAAGCTATGGTCTCGGCGAATCCTAACCTGGCAGAGCTTATTGATGTCGGTGACTCCTGGCTGAAAACCCAGAACCAGGGCGGTTACGATATCCGGGTATTAAAACTTACCAATAAAAATACCTCAGGCGACAAGCCTATTTTGTTTATCAACACGGCTATCCATGCCCGGGAATACACCACGGCGCCGCTGATCATGGAATTTGCCAACTGGCTGCTGAACGGCTACGGCACCGATGCCGATGCTACCTGGCTGCTTGATGCCCACGAAATCCACTGGATGATGCAGACCAACCCCGATGGCCGCAAGCGGGCAGAAACCGGTTTGTCCTGGCGTAAAAACACCAATGAGAATTATTGCGGCTCCACTTCCAACAGCCGCGGGGCGGATCTGAACCGTAACTTTACTTTCAGCTGGAATTCCACCGGCGGTCAGGGCTCCAGCGGCAACCCGTGCAGCAGCACCTACCGCGGGCCCAGTGCCGGATCTGAGCCGGAAATTCAGGCGCTGGAAAATTATGTGCGTTCTATTTTCCCTGACCGGCGCGGCACCGGCAGCAATGATGCCGCTCCTGCAGATACCAAGGGGATGCATTTAGATATCCATAGCTACAGCGAGCTGATTTTATGGCCCTGGGGGGATACCAGCCAGGCAGCGCCAAATGGCCCCGCGCTACAAACCCTGGGCAGGAAACTGGCGAATTTCAACGGTTACATGCCGCAGCAGTCGATAGGTTTATACCCCACTGACGGCACCAGCGACAGTGTCAGTTACGGTGAATTAGGGGTGCCTGCTTTTACCTTTGAGCTTGGCACCAGCTTTTTCCAGAGCTGCTCCGTCTTTGAAAACACTATAGTACCGGATAACCTGCCGGCGCTGATTTATGCGGCGAAGGTGGTCGACGCTCCCTACATTACTCCGGGGGGACCGGATATCACCAATTTGACCATCAACGGCAGCAGCAACAGCGGCACCATTCCGCCAAACAGCAGCGGCACCTTGTCGGCAACCGCCAGCGACAGCCGCTTCAGTACCCGTAACGGCACTGAACCAACGCAAAATATCAGTGCTATCGAGTATTATCTCGATACTCCTCCCTGGGAAAATGGTGCTGTGGCCAACAGCCTGTCTGCCAGCGACGGCAGCTATAACAACAAAACCGAAAGCGGTGACGCCAGCATAGATACCACGGGACTAACCCCCGGCCAGCATACGGTTTATCTGAGGGCGCAGGATGCTGGCGGCACCTGGGGGGCGGTGTCGGCAATATTCCTGCAGGTTTCCGATGATGTGGTTATTCCCGATAACCAGCTGGAAAACGGCGTCGCCAAAACCGGCTTAAGCGGGGAACGGAATTCGGATACTTATTTCACTATGGAGGTACCGGCGGATGCCAATTCGTTGAGTTTCGTCACCACCGGTGGCACAGGCGATGTCGACCTTTATGTGAAATATAATGCCGATCCGGCAAGCAATCCAGATTGCCGGCCCTATAAAAACGGTAACGAAGAAACCTGTACCATAACTAATATCCAGGCGGGCACCTACCAGGTGATGCTGCGGGGGTACAGCGCCTACAGCGGCGTAAGCCTGACCGGTACCTATACCACAGGCACGGTATCCGGCTATGAAAATACCACAGATGTGGCGATTCCGGATAACAATGCCACCGGCGCCAGCAGTGAAATAGTGGTGGACCGCAGCGGCGCTTCCGGCACTGTCAGTGTCGAGGTGGATATTATCCATACCTATATCGGCGATCTGACGGTAGATCTTATTGCCCCTGACGGCAGCAGCTTTAACCTGCATAACCGTACCGGCAGCGGCACTAACAATATCAACCAGACCTACAGCGTTAATGCCGGGGCTGTCGATTCCCAGGGCACCTGGAAGCTGAAGGTGGTGGATAATGCCAATATAGATACCGGCAATATCGACCGCTGGAAAATCAGCTTTTAG
- the ftsB gene encoding cell division protein FtsB, translating to MRVITVVLLAFLLLLQYRLWFGKNSVPDYLALEEEVVRQKLDNEKLKQRNKLLYADTDDLKSGVEAIEERARNELGMIKTGETFFRIIPKDKNTTQESR from the coding sequence ATGCGGGTAATCACAGTTGTTTTATTGGCGTTTTTGCTGTTATTGCAATACCGGCTCTGGTTCGGCAAAAACAGTGTACCCGACTACCTGGCACTGGAAGAAGAAGTGGTCCGGCAAAAGCTCGACAATGAAAAGCTTAAACAAAGAAATAAACTCTTATATGCCGATACCGACGACCTCAAATCCGGGGTGGAAGCGATAGAAGAGCGTGCCCGTAACGAACTGGGTATGATCAAAACCGGCGAAACCTTTTTCCGCATTATTCCCAAAGATAAAAATACCACGCAGGAAAGCCGTTAA